CAAAAACCCTATTTCCCACAAGCACTTCATTAGTTACATGTACTTTAATTTGATTTTTGTTTACTGTTGTGTATAATTTTACATATGCTCTCAGACATTTTCTCGAGTGCTAACAGAAAGTAGTATGaattggggtgggggaggggggtagtTTTGCCCCTCAAATAAATTGTCACTGCTTGAGGAGTAATACAGATAGGATCAGATCCATATCCCTCGTGACAGGCACCCATATAGTAAATAGGGCCTATTTTCTGCACTGCTTACTGAGCATCTATGAGGCTTTAAGAGAAACACAGAGCTAATGAATGCGTAAGTGTTTTGGGTACCCAAACAAAACCATTTTCACACATTGGCAAGCTCAATAATCCACAACAAAAATTAACACAATgttcaagttaaataaaaataacactAGTCCATAGTTTTCTGTGATTATTGAGGACTAGATGTTCAAGAGCTCAAGAAAATGGGCACAGAAAGTAACTTTTCCAAATGCTATTCTTTATGAAATATCAtaatattagaaaatttaattcacATGCACATTCTGAGTGTAATATCATAGCGTTTTATGTAATGGCTATCACACTGTCTTAGTATGAGTCAAAGCATCATCAGAATCTTCATTTTATTCAAATGCAAAGATAAAAGGGAAGTTCTTGGGCAGAGGTCTCAAAAATGTCATGCAAATTTTGAGGTAACTGGAAATAGAAGCAAAACAAGAATTTGTTCTATACAAATGTTTCAGTTCCTTTCTGGTGAAATGGCAGTTGCTAGTCTTGTCTGATAACACTAACTGAATGTAAAAAGAGTGAGCAGAACCAATGAGATTCAGCACCAAGAAAATTCAATTTAAAGCTGTTGAACTACAAATTTTGACTAGTTGATGGAGATTATTTTACTATTTGGATATCATAAACTGCTCAGCTGATATGTGCTTTATTGTCTGTAAAGTCATTCCAATGTAATCTGGAtcattagatttaaaatttgtgctGGAGCAGCAAGCAAGACAGATGCTGTACTCTTAGAATCAAAACCTTTCTATGTAGTAATTTGCTCAGGATGGTGAGGTTATGGCAGACACTGAAGCCCTACAATGCTTTAGTCAGCAACAGGAGAGCTTAGGCCCTGAGCATCGTGATAAATATATGTATTGTATTTTTTAGGTGGAAGACAGTGTAAAAGTTAAAAGTGGGATAAGCTTTGTGATGCAAGCTTGCATTGGTTCCACTTCCCAACACCAAGAACCGTGCCACTATAGGTACATATTCATACGGGTTTACAACCAGCAGAGCTATACTAATTTCTGGAAGGCAGGGTATATCATTCCgatgattctttttttttccagGCACTTGCAAGTTTTCGAGCATAACTCACGtgttaaatttctgtttacattaTTATTGCTATGCGTGATGAATTAGAAGGTGAGTCACATAACATCTGAGTAAGGAAGCCTTGGTGGTTCCATAGTCTCAACCTATAACTAAGatacacatacagacagaaaagccAGAAGAACCAGCACACAAAATTAATTCTGTAAGACATTGCTGTTAATTGGATTATTTTAAATACAATTAAGTAAATATTGTAAGAAAGCTATTGTTACAGCAATAACAGAAACATAGTCTTTATTATCATTTGcaagaaacacatttttaaatgttaCCACAAATGTTAGAAATGGAAGCTTATAGTCTTTGAGAAATGGGCAATGCATTCCAAGTGCTTTGGAAACTAATGTCTGTCCATAGTAACATTAACTGGCAGACACTGAATCTTGAGCTTATAAAATCAGGAGCTCTGTCGGTGGGACATTAATGTAATTTGTATACAGAATTAGAAAGAATACTTTATGCCCCTCTTCAACTGCTGAGGAAGGGTTTCTGCTTCTGAGGTCTCTGTTCTGTAGTTTTATCAACTTTAACAGCAGCTCAGGTCTCAAAGCTTTTGGTAAGTGCAGCCCATTTATCTATGTGATGAAACAGGGAGTGATCCCTTATACTTTATTTACTTACTGTTAGATGGGCAGATGTTAATAAAACTTTTTATTAGACATGCCACAAACAAATAATATAAGTTCATGTTGATCACTGTTAAGCTATGTAAATCAAATCCGATTCAAGAAATCATAAGGCCTTAATTAAGAAATACAAATTAGTAGACTTTCCAAAAACATTTTAATTGCATTACAAGTTGCAAAAGGAATTATTAAATGACTAAAAATGCTCAGCCATCTGACCAGTTATTGCATTTTGTTCCCTTTATAACATATGAGGCTTTGTATGTACAAGAGGTATAAAAATAGATATGTGCACAACTCACATCAACATCTCCCATCATTTCTTTCGTAGAAACTGTTGTCTCAATTCTTCTGATAGAACCTTGGTGAATGTTTACATCTAGCTTCAAGCACTGACATCTCCTCAGAATAAATACAATTGGCATTGGAAGAATTCCAGCAACAACCATACATATAGCTATTCCCATTACCCAATCAGGGTAATCTGTCGCAACAGTTTTTCCCTGGCAAAAAAAGACATAACACAGTTTCAGTATCAGTTTATAATTTAAATTCCTTCATGCATACAAGAATTGTTTTCCAAAAATCCCATCATGAAAGATAGCTGACAAGATTGTGGAAAAAGTCAAGTTACACATTAACAGGTATAAGTAGGCATTGCAGCCTATATCTGTAAATCATACTAATAATCAACTATATAAGTTATGACTAGTAAAGGAGGAAAGCAGCTACTTAAAAAAAGGCCACTTCAGAGAAGGGTACCAGCCATCTATAAGCTGAAAAGTTAAAGCCTGTTTAATGGGAACATTAATAATGTACTTACTAATTTCTCCTGAATAGCTTCTACAAAAATATGTGTTTATTAgggcaacaacaaaaaaatcataaaaatgtagAGATACATCACACAGAACAAATAATAAGTGCAAACAGTATTTTTGATTACAGGTCAATAATGCAATTTGTTAAAAACACACATTATCTGGAACCCAACTTTTCACAAATCATATTAGTCTGGAAACTTGAGAAGCTGTATAAATGAGCTTTGGTGATGTCAATACCAAGGTGTTACTCACCAGTTCTGCATTCCATGCATGGTATTTTGGTTTATTAATTATCATGAAAATCACTGATGTCACAAGAATTACTGTCATCAGTAGTGGACCAAGTAGTCTCCACGTTATCTGCCAGTAAATTCCTGGTCTGTATCCTGTCATGTCCTCAATATCCTTAGTGAACCTGCAATTgtcaaattttattaatttatgtttcaTTTAGTACCTGAAAATATGCCCAGAAATCATTACATCTTATTCCTATTATTGATGCctgaaaataattaatataaactgTTGAAATACAAAATCACTGACTGTTAGACTGAAAAGACAAGAAGTCAAAAATGCAATTGCTTTCAAATCCAGACAGATTACATTTTATAATCAACAACTGTaagtaaatttttgtaaaaaatccAAATGAGTTCCTACATGTTACAGGAACATATGCATAAAATAAATAtaactaaaataaatataaatcaaTATAAACTAACTAAAATAAATATAACTAAAAGAAATCTAATTTGCCGATTTTGAGATTTTATGGGAAACATTATTTATTTGACTGTATTGGAGAACAGAGACTGAATTGGTTCTGCATATGAAACAGTAATATAACAGATCAATAAAATATACCTCATCCACACAACACAAAATTGGATAACCTACACACTTACAGAAATTATAAATAGCACTAGTGAGGGTTATGTAAATCTATGTGAAACAGATTAATGATGACCAATAACATATCATTTTGTACATATTATAATCCATTATAAAGTTTCTGTTGGGATGTGATATATTAATTGGTGAAGGTAACATCACgaataaattttattgtttcaggtgtcaaaagaaaatcaaaaaACGTATTAGATATTCATGTAGCATGTGGTTTGCTAGGTTTATTGGAACAGCAGCATGTACAATATTCTGAAGCTGGTCACTGTTGTTCTTTTGAAAATTTGTTGCAAAGAAATTGTGGATTTTTTCTTTTGACTCACTTTTTATTATATTTGCTAATCTTTAACAGCATTGATTCCAAAGGACCccccgagcaaggtggcacagcggttagcacactggactctcattcgggaggatgacggttcaatcccacgtccggccatcctgatttaggttttctttgatttccctaaatcactccaggcaaatgctgtgatggttcttttcaaagggcatggctgacttccttccccatccttacctaatccaatgagactgatgacgtcgctgtctggtctcctccccaaaacaacccaacaccTCCAAAAGGCTGAAAGTAACAAACTGAAATCCACTATCACAGCTCATTCATACTTTGAGCCAAGTGGGCACTTGGCCAAAAAATGTTTGTTCACCTACAGAGTCATATCCTTTTCACTGTAGTTTGGCTGCACATACACCTGCATTTACATTAAGTCTAGTTACAGATACAGTTTCTTTGTCATCATTTGACATCCAAGACTCTCATTTTAATGATAACTCTGCTGCAGTGCCTTTCAACATTCCCTTTTAACACCAAGATTTCAAAAATTTATAGGACCACAAtcaaacattgacagaaaaagCTTTTTCTGCCATTTGACATCATACAAATATGTATACAAAATATTAGAAAGGATATTATTAATGAATTAAGTAGCAAATAATTCTTGGTCAAGTGATTCACAGTAAGACAGGACAAAACTACCATTTGTCAGATTGAAGTTGTGTAACATATTGGAACGCGAATCCTGTTCTATCCATATGACGCaccctcacagcttaacttcagCTAGTAACTCTCTCCTACTTTCCTTCTTGGCAGCCACTCCTGATGGATACTGCAGAGAGATGGCTAGCCACATCTAGGCCATTGTTTCCAAACTGAATCTCTCACTCTGTAGCAAAGTGCACTCAGTTTTCAAACTGTGTGGGTGATTTAATCTGTGTATCAAACTGGGACCTTTAGCTAAGccttttctctttccaaaatgctAGTCTACCAATTTATTAACCCCATTGGAGATACAAATAGAAGACATGTATGTATCATTATATGCAAAGTCACCCACATCCAGCATCACTGCTTGCAGCAAGAGCACCACAGATATCACTGGCTAGTCACATGAATTTCCATATTGGGCAAATAAAAGGGCACCCAGCAGTGGTTTCTTCCTAAATGGTTCTATCTGACTTGCCTCGACCCGTAGACTCGGACTGTTGCAACAGTTTACTGTGGGCATAGCACTACAAATTATGGATTTGTGGTTTCCACCACTGCTATGTTTAATGGAACTTTGATTACTAAACACTTAATTATAGCTAAGTAGTGCCTGAACTTATTCATCTTGAACGGGAACTATCTTATATTAATTTCAATTGTGGCTTGTATTGATACACTGCTGAGAACTATTACTGGTTAGTTTCTGGACTAACAGACGATTTTAATCTGTTGTTACAGAAGTCGACTGTGTTCAGTAAATATTGTTGGCTCTAAGTGAGGGTTATAATATGCAAGATCCATAGGGGAGCTTCAACAGAGCAGGTGAAAGGTACTGCGCAAAAGAGGAGCTGTGAGAGCAGATCATGCTTGAATTATGCCCAGACAGCCTTAAAAGTAATGGGTATGTTCCAGGTCGAAGTCCTGGACCTacactgccagaaagtttcaaaattgtGCACACTCAAGAATGAAGCTTTCTCTCTGCGGTTACAGACAAAATTAGTTTTTGTGTACATTTATTTTGATTTATTACTATGTAGTCTCATTTTATAAATATCCTGATGAGTAATATTTGAATTTCAATGCATAGTGACTTGAGTAAGTTCATTTCTTTGAAACTTTATTGTGGATGAAGGATTCTGGTAGTAAAAATTCACTTTAGGGTGATAATTTTGCAAATATCTTTATCtggcaccaggtgcaaatttgaagCTTAATTTTGTCTCAATATGGTTGTATTTAGAACTTTTTTGTAGAATCTTTAGTAACTGAAGAATTAATGTACTTGGAACTGATCGGTTCTACCAAGAAAACCTTTATCCTCCTCATGTATGGATATTTTCCCCAGTAGACAAAAtcttattttgcaaaattttcacCCATAAAATAAGGAAAGAGAACAGATACTTATGCAGACATAAACAAAATTATGTACTCTGTGAATTACCAGTTACTACACTGATAGTAATTCCTGGATGGAAATGGTAAATAAAAGATGAGGGAACACATCTATGGCCAATTGATATATTGTGCACAGACAGACAACAAACTTTCAAGAAACCTCTCTTCTTCTAGTGCAAGAATACATtctaatgtacacacaataacatggGCTCTCAAATGCACCCATCAGTGTCTGTGGCAACACTGATAGTTTGAGTGGTTGCTCAAGTTGACAGAAGTGGGAAGAGGGGAAATGTATGTGGAAACTGCATTATTAATTACACTTTTCGTTTCACATTTCTCACTCTGTCCCTTCAAACACTTCTGTACCGAAGATAGCACAGTTTCTACCATGTACAGCTATTCTAAACCTTAGATCTGTGTGAAGTCACCTTCCTTTCCCACCAGCTCCAAGATGCACCTCTTTCCTCTCTgaagaaggatgatgatgatgatgttgtttggtttgtggggcacaactgcacagtcatcagtgcCCATATAAACACCCAATTTTTACAGAGTacaattttttacacaatccaattgagccactgtcacgagtgatgatgataatgaaatgatgaggacgacacaaacacccagtccccaggcagagaaaaatccccaacccagccaggaatcaaacccaggaccccacgaaccagaggcagcaacactagccactagaccatgagctgtggactctCTGAAGAAGGAACATAAAATCTAGAATTAGTGTTTCTGACAGGAACATGAAGAATGTCACTATCAGAAGGTAAGTTCTAGCCAGCCATGTTGTCTCCTTGTAACTTAAGCTTTCTCAATGTAATTTTCccattgatatacactgaagcaccaaaaaaatggtataggtatgcatattgaaatacagagatgtaaacaggcagaatatggcactgtggttgccaatgcctatataaggcaacaagtgtctggcacagttgttagactggtcactgctgccacaatggcgggttatcaagatttaagtgagtttgaacatggtgttatagtcagcgcacaagcgattggacacagcatctctgaggtagcgatgaagtggggattttcccatatgaccatttgaaaagtgtaccatgagtatcaggaatctggtaaaacatcaaatctctgacattgctgcggccagaaaaagattctgcaagaacgggtccaacaacaactgaagagaattgttccatGTTACAGAAgagcagcccttccacaaattgctgccgattccaatactgggccatcaacaagtgtcagcatgtgaacaattcaacaaaacatcattgatatgggctattggagccaaaggcccactcgtgtagccttgatgccTGCATGACTCAAAGCTTTATGCTTTGTCTggacccatcaacactgacattagactgctgatgactggaaacatattgcctggttggacgagtctcatttcaatttGTAGCAGGCAGatagacatgtacaggtatggaaacaacctcatgaatccatggacccagtgtGTCAGcaagggtctgttcaagctggtggaggccctgtaatggtgtgaggtgtgtgtagtgtagtgatacgggatccctgatacatatagatatgactttgacatgtgacacgtacgtaagcatcctgtctgatcccctgcatccattcatgtccattgtgcattccgatggacttaggcaattccagcaggacaatgcgacaccccacgtgtccagaattgctacaaagtgtctccaggaaaacatttctgagtttaaacacttcctctggctaccaaactccccagacatggacattattgagcgtatgtaggatgccttgcaatgtgctgttcagaagagatctccaccccctcgtagttttatagatttatagacagccctgctggattgatggtatcagttcccttcagcactatttcagacattagttgagtccatgtcatgtcatgttaaggcacttcttcgtgctcttagggccctacatgatattaggcaggtataccagtttctttggctcttcagtgtagtatgttATGGTATAGTTAGTCGATTATTTGTTTCTTCTATGAAAAACATTTGTAACTTACCACAACATTCAGTAACTTTTATCTTACTCTGCTATAAAATAGTGAACAGACCAAAAATAATGTGCTGATACCAGTGTTTCAACTTTGTTGTAATTTTGTAATGTATTTAAGAAGTACTACATCTCATTTGTTATCCAAATAATCCTTAAGAAGcccaaacaacaacaaaatactaaaGAGCCTTAGACAGACAGATGTTCAACTGCACTAATGATCACATGTTGCTTGCATTATAGATGATCCTTAAAGCAGTGAACTGAATTCTtagttacaattttaaatttaatgaaaatttgagTATAGGCCTACTATACACAGAATTGTATAAATTTGAAAGTACTTCATGACTGAAAAGCACAATTGGCTACTACATAACATTCTTCTTCTTAAGGTAAATAAACTGAACAACAGTTCATTGATTAGATACAGATACAGAGTGTGTTTAAAAAAGGTGCTCTGACCGTCTAGACGGGAGATTAGTATCTGTAGGTGCAAACATTTAAATTAATGAGAATAGATGAATTGTTATCTCTACAATGTCTTCTGTGATCTATGAACTACGAAGTATCCAGTGCGAATAAGAACAATCAAGAATGTTACAAACTCAAATCCTGTTCTTCAAACAACCTGTCAGTTAAATACTGTAACATAACAAAGTGTGTGTGAAAGCGCTGTTACATATTCACTGCCTAAAAAGTGAAAAACCCAAAGGTTCAAAGGGTATATGGCATGACTTGactgattataaaataaatttacaaataacttggttgtatgagcccatttatcagtatgatgttgcatccCCTCTGGCTTAGAGGCATGAACTGATTCTgttgggaaaggtgtcataaaCACCATTGTTCCCCTCCTGAGGTAAGCTGGTccagaactgttgtaactggtccttggtatCTTGGATACTGGCAGTGTGGCAAAGTTGATGTCAGAGCTACTCCCACACATTCTGTCAGGGGTAGATCTgagaatcttgctggccaggggagtATCTCAACATAGAGACTTATGTGAAGGAGCGTtgtactgttgaaaaatgacaccatgatACTCTCACATGAGAGGtgacacatgaggacacaggatgtttgtgatgtaccgttgtgccatcagagttcccttacTCACTCCCAGCCCCTTACAGGGGAGGtctggccaccttggtgcaggtcttattacatacgatgccacattgggtgatctgtgtgccggatggggatgaaacgatgaagacaacacaacacccagtccctgagtggagaacgactcagccgggaatcgaacccaggcccgtaggacggcaatccatcacactgaccactcagctatcagggcagaCAGAACCAtgattcattgttgaacacaatgcaaTGGCATTCATCTACAATCCACACTTCCTGTTCATGGCACCACTTCAAACGCAGCTGcctgtgtcgtggtgttaacagcagTCTACAAGAGTGACAGTAATTCCCCGGTCCAGTGGCCCATAgcctctgaccaatggtgcgggatgacatagaatgttgcatGGGGCCTCttacttgttttcggattgcaggcACAGATATGAAGGGATTACACTGTGCTTGGGGCACAATATGGCATTCATTACTTGTACAGTCAGATGTGGTAGAACAGGatcttgacgatgagtatgcctgtcCTTATATTCCCACCCAGTCTAAAATTGGGCTACAGTCACATCCAAATGTCCTTCAAAGCTAGATAACGCACAATCTGTCCAGCTGGGCAACAggagatgacagttcaaacccacatccgaccatccagatttaggttttccatgatttccctaaattgctccaggcaaattctgagtcggttcctttaaaagggcacaacCGATTACCTTCCCcttccttgacacaatctgagcttctgctccatctctaatgactctgatgttgatgggacattaaacccaatcttccttccttccttccttgcatCTCCCTGTCCGTCACAATAATCACTCAACATGAGACACTGTTTATGCCCCTCATATTTGCTACCTGGCCcggtaacaacacaaaacacaaatagCACTAATGCACTCTGTTGGTCATTCTAGAAGTGACAGACCACTGCAACTCAAATCATTTACAAAGCTGCCGAtgatgtgtacatgtacgaagttacattgacattcaaCTATGTTTTCTGGGTGTATCCCTTTGTTTGTCAGGCTGTTTATCTCATggctatttctttaaaaaataactattttttctctttattttagaGGACCATTTGACAATCACTGCTATATAAATACCTCTTCTTGATGTTTTTCATGCATTATACAGTAGTTTTTGACTATATGCACTGACAATGCCCCTGCATATCTTCTGGCATCTACCCACCTTTTTTTAGTTATACAACAGACTTTCCCTATCAGTTGAAATATAGCAAAGAGCTTTTTTGGTGTCACCTACCATACACCTGCCTGACTTCTTGTTACATTCACTTCACTTTCATTTTCATCTCCATTGCAGCCATAATTATGTCTTCCATTTCAGTCTCATCCACAatccatttgtttgttttcatgTCTTTCCTGGCAATACTCAATAGAAATTTCTCCATTTATGACTGAGCAATGCCAATTTTTTAAATGGTTTGCACAATATAAGCTTCACTGGCATATTTCACTATCGCTCTGGTGGGGATTAGAGGATACTTAGCAAGCTAGATCACCCCAAGGAATCCCAAAACATCATACTTATTTCACCAGTGatgatttatgtatacagaaacgTCTGCAATTTCAAAAAACTTAGTGTGACTAACACATGTTAAAGTACCGTTTAGTATGTTTGCTCAAGTGCGCAGAATGTCCTGGTAGCAAAATGacaaagatgaaaatgaaaaaatgGAGAAGGTACTAACACATGTAaatacagaaggaaaataatggcAAAATAATGAAAATGGTGGATGGCTACTCACCTTATATTAGAGATGTCAAGTCACAGATAGGCATCAAAAAGACTACTAAATACATAAGTatttggccagaaggccttctcacatagtagacaacatacacatacacacatttacacaaacgcagttcacacacacatgacactgtctctggctgccatgaCCAGACCAAGGAAGAAAAAGATTACACAATACATTATTCAAGAATATCCGGAAGACACttttttttcaggtaacaaaaagAAGCTTTTAAGATTTCTGAATACAGAGAAACACTTACTTTTCATGTCCATAAACATACATAACTGCAACGGTTTCAAGTAAAGCAACAAGTACAAGTCCAATAGTGCCTCCAAATGAGTCAAACAGCTTGAGCCAATACTCTCCAGCACCAGAGCAAAAGAGGAGACCCACAAAGAAGCACACAATACAGACAGCAGCTGAAAAGAATCAAGATACAGGTGTTACATGGATTCTtactaagaaatttaaaatttacaaaacctAATAACCTTGATTAAAAATAAGCAACTCACTGCTTACCTCAGTAATATCATCACTTCTTTCTGAAATCTTATTAACTCTTTATTGAACATTTTAAAATCCATTTCAAATAAATATACTGCTCATACTTACCTCTCAAATCCATGCTGGAAAAACATTTTATCATTAAAAACAAAAAGACATCCTAGTAGCTACAAAGCGTACTTGGTTCTTAGTTTCCATTATGGAATGCTTCCAGAACCAAGCATTAAATAAACGTCCAAAATATGGACAATTCACCTACTTTATGTGGAACAAAGTTATTTCACAAACCTGTTATGTACTGTTTTCGCACCCTCTTCAGTATTTCAATGTCAAAAATTGTGCAAAGCATTCCCTCAAGAATGCCAATCTGCGAACCAAGGCCCAAGGCCAGCAGCATCATGAAGAAAATTAGAGACCAGAAAGGTGAGAATGGCAGCTCAACAATAGCCTTTGTGAAGACTATGAAGGCGAGACCTGTACCCTCTGCAGCCTGTACAAAGATTTACGTCCTTAGCTAGGCTCATACTGgacttgtttgttgtattttaagGCTCTTCACATACACatgatttttttaattatgtacttTCAGTACATTGCCAGAGTTAAGTTTTAATCAACTTAGCAATGTCATATGAAGAAAAATGCCATTTAGGTAAAAACAGATTGTTGAATGCAGTTATAGGCCAACTGCATACAAAATGTTTTCTCAATTCATACTTTCTTAAACAAAATGAAGAATCTATAGGTGATATGCTGAATGGTTTTGCTCCACTGTCTATTAGTAGCCAGTAAAGAAATCAATATTAATAAAAGTATCATAGTAATTATAAATAATTGAATCAAAATATCATTCTTGCTTATATATTCAGACAATAAAATGTTAATTCAAATTTTATATTTACCTCATCTAGCTGCTTTTCCAAGCTGCAGTCCTCTAGCTGCAATGCTTTTATAGTGTCATTAGTTCCAAAGTTGTTCATgaagtcttcataatcatcttttgATACATTGAAACCAAAATGCAATAGTTTTTCTGTGTTCCTGCAAGTGGAAATtattatacagttaaaattacataCACGGAAATACTGTACACAAAAATAGTGTATCGACATGAACTTACCCATCAATACATTTATGTACAATAGTCATGGCTTTGAAACCAAGAATTGAGAAGATGACCACACTGGCATAAATAGCAGTACATGCATTTGCAATAGAAACAAGAATAACATCACGAACACAGTTATTTTTTGGCGGATTGTAACTGCCAAAAGCTATGAGCGATCCAAAAGCCAACCCAAATGAATAAAATACTTGTGTAGCTGCATCAAGCCACACAGTTGGATCAAGAAGCTTTTCAacctgaaaataaatgaataataattagGAATCCATATGTTGGTTTGATAAATAGAAACAGAGTATCAGTTTACCACAAAAAACAAGTAAAATGACATTGAGTCTCTAAATtcagttacatttttctacactaaaTTTTTCAGCAGAGACCTTCATAGTAATTGCAGCTGTtctgacactgttgttgttgtggtcttcagtcctgagactggtttgatgcagctctccatgctactctatcctgtgcaagcttcttcatctcccagtacctactgcagcctacagggtgtttcaaaaatgaccggtatatttgaaacagtaataaaaactaaacgagcagcgatagaaatacaccgtttgttgcaatatgcttgggacaacagtacattttcaggcagacaaactttcgaaattacagtagttacaattgtcaacaacagatggcactgcggtctgggaaactctatagtacgatattttccacatatccaccatgcgtagcaataatatggcatagtctctgaatgaaattacccgaaacctttgacaacgtgtctggcggaatggc
This genomic interval from Schistocerca serialis cubense isolate TAMUIC-IGC-003099 chromosome 8, iqSchSeri2.2, whole genome shotgun sequence contains the following:
- the LOC126416254 gene encoding sodium-dependent neutral amino acid transporter SLC6A17 isoform X2, translated to MLVLEGIPLFLIELGIGQRMRLGSMGVWNTIHPWLGGIGIASGIVTFLISLYYNVIITWCFYYLFNSFQSPLPWASCPVVNGTEIAECAKSSETAYFWYRTTLDASPAIDDPQGLKWWIVVLLLLAWTIVFCIVMKGIQSSGKVVYFTSLFPYIVLTIFFIRGLTLEGAKAGIIHMYTPKVEKLLDPTVWLDAATQVFYSFGLAFGSLIAFGSYNPPKNNCVRDVILVSIANACTAIYASVVIFSILGFKAMTIVHKCIDGNTEKLLHFGFNVSKDDYEDFMNNFGTNDTIKALQLEDCSLEKQLDEAAEGTGLAFIVFTKAIVELPFSPFWSLIFFMMLLALGLGSQIGILEGMLCTIFDIEILKRVRKQYITAAVCIVCFFVGLLFCSGAGEYWLKLFDSFGGTIGLVLVALLETVAVMYVYGHEKFTKDIEDMTGYRPGIYWQITWRLLGPLLMTVILVTSVIFMIINKPKYHAWNAELGKTVATDYPDWVMGIAICMVVAGILPMPIVFILRRCQCLKLDVNIHQGSIRRIETTVSTKEMMGDVDVETMEPPRLPYSDVM
- the LOC126416254 gene encoding sodium-dependent neutral amino acid transporter B(0)AT1 isoform X1; its protein translation is MLVLEGIPLFLIELGIGQRMRLGSMGVWNTIHPWLGGIGIASGIVTFLISLYYNVIITWCFYYLFNSFQSPLPWASCPVVNGTEIAECAKSSETAYFWYRTTLDASPAIDDPQGLKWWIVVLLLLAWTIVFCIVMKGIQSSGKVVYFTSLFPYIVLTIFFIRGLTLEGAKAGIIHMYTPKVEKLLDPTVWLDAATQVFYSFGLAFGSLIAFGSYNPPKNNCVRDVILVSIANACTAIYASVVIFSILGFKAMTIVHKCIDGNTEKLLHFGFNVSKDDYEDFMNNFGTNDTIKALQLEDCSLEKQLDEAAEGTGLAFIVFTKAIVELPFSPFWSLIFFMMLLALGLGSQIGILEGMLCTIFDIEILKRVRKQYITAAVCIVCFFVGLLFCSGAGEYWLKLFDSFGGTIGLVLVALLETVAVMYVYGHEKFTKDIEDMTGYRPGIYWQITWRLLGPLLMTVILVTSVIFMIINKPKYHAWNAELGKTVATDYPDWVMGIAICMVVAGILPMPIVFILRRCQCLKLDVNIHQGSIRRIETTVSTKEMMGDVDFDEYHDIPQDGSDFVDDDDDDEPPNMGSLKQQKREFAMEVMD